In one Methanobacterium sp. genomic region, the following are encoded:
- a CDS encoding UPF0104 family protein, whose product MQDTYKVIRKYKWKILTTFAVAAFLIFAMTFLIGFDEVITTLKKAKSEWIIFNFIIEAIITLVWTARWKMILDVVDTAPKFRTLYMMLLASLFGNNVTPSAAGGEPLRAYLLKEIEGTPFEIGFATSTADRVFEFLPFILISIIAALFVLSWKIPPVTQVLVIVMIIFSISLFGILIYAGLRKEMTQKIIISIAKSIYPTVIRLTKQDISFNEIREKIVVYINRFSTGFLTALKDRDVFLVAFLLSFAMWGLDMLRMYVCFGALGVYPPLVPLVIIYTIGILISLLPLLPGAWGIREGTLIALFAVVGVSADVVMAASLIDRLASYIVPTIIGAIAALYYGQKVKNKNNFTPLNN is encoded by the coding sequence ATGCAAGACACGTACAAAGTTATTAGAAAATATAAATGGAAAATATTAACCACATTTGCAGTGGCTGCTTTTTTGATTTTTGCAATGACTTTCCTAATTGGCTTTGATGAAGTTATTACAACTTTAAAAAAAGCTAAATCCGAATGGATAATATTTAATTTTATTATAGAAGCCATAATAACGCTAGTTTGGACTGCTCGGTGGAAAATGATACTGGATGTGGTGGATACCGCCCCTAAATTTAGAACACTTTACATGATGCTTTTGGCTAGCTTGTTTGGAAACAATGTTACACCAAGTGCTGCAGGAGGAGAACCACTTAGAGCCTATCTTTTAAAAGAAATCGAAGGTACACCATTTGAAATTGGTTTTGCAACATCTACCGCGGATCGAGTTTTTGAATTTCTCCCATTCATACTAATATCAATTATCGCCGCACTATTTGTGCTTTCTTGGAAAATACCCCCTGTTACCCAAGTCTTAGTTATTGTAATGATCATCTTTTCTATCTCTTTATTTGGCATATTAATTTATGCAGGGCTCCGTAAAGAAATGACCCAGAAAATAATAATTTCTATTGCTAAATCAATCTATCCAACGGTTATCAGATTAACTAAACAAGATATCTCCTTTAATGAAATTCGAGAAAAAATAGTTGTTTATATAAATCGTTTTTCCACTGGATTTTTAACAGCCCTAAAAGATCGCGATGTATTTTTGGTAGCTTTTCTCCTCTCTTTTGCAATGTGGGGTTTAGATATGTTAAGGATGTATGTATGTTTTGGGGCTTTGGGAGTATATCCTCCATTAGTACCATTGGTGATTATATACACTATTGGAATCCTGATTTCCCTCTTACCCCTCCTTCCAGGAGCTTGGGGCATAAGAGAAGGAACATTAATCGCTCTTTTTGCTGTTGTGGGAGTTTCAGCAGATGTAGTAATGGCTGCCAGCCTCATCGATCGTTTAGCCAGTTATATTGTTCCCACAATAATTGGCGCCATTGCAGCCCTCTATTATGGTCAAAAAGTCAAAAACAAAAATAATTTCACACCATTAAACAATTAA